Proteins found in one Mustela lutreola isolate mMusLut2 chromosome 10, mMusLut2.pri, whole genome shotgun sequence genomic segment:
- the CTSK gene encoding cathepsin K, translating into MWGLKFLLLLPMASIALYPEEILDTQWELWKKTYGKQYNNKVDEISRRLIWEKNLKHISIHNLEASLGVHTYELAMNHLGDMTSEEVVQKMTGLKVPPSHSRSNDSLYIPDWESRAPDSIDYRKKGYVTPVKNQGQCGSCWAFSSVGALEGQLKKKTGKLLNLSPQNLVDCVSENDGCGGGYMTNAFQYVQKNRGIDSEDAYPYVGQDESCMYNPTGKAAKCKGYREIPEGNEKALKRAVARVGPISVAIDASLTSFQFYSKGVYYDENCNSDNLNHAVLAVGYGVQKGNKHWIIKNSWGENWGNKGYILMARNKNNACGIANLASFPKM; encoded by the exons ATGTGGGGGCTCAAGTTTCTTCTGCTGCTGCCCATGGCAAGCATTGCTCTATATCCTGAGGAGATACTGGACACCCAGTGGGAGCTATGGAAGAAGACCTATGGCAAGCAGTATAACAACAAG GTGGATGAAATCTCTCGGCGTTTAATTTGGGAAAAAAACTTGAAGCATATTTCCATCCATAATCTTGAGGCCTCTCTTGGTGTCCATACATATGAACTGGCCATGAACCACTTGGGGGACATG ACCAGTGAAGAGGTGGTTCAGAAGATGACTGGACTCAAAGTACCTCCCTCTCATTCCCGCAGTAATGATAGCCTCTATATCCCAGACTGGGAAAGCAGAGCTCCAGACTCCATTGATTATCGAAAGAAAGGATATGTTACTCCTGTCAAGAACCAG GGTCAGTGTGGTTCCTGTTGGGCTTTTAGCTCTGTGGGTGCCCTGGAGGGCCAACTCAAGAAGAAAACTGGCAAACTGTTAAATCTGAGTCCCCAGAACCTGGTGGACTGTGTTTCTGAAAATGATGGCTGTGGAGGGGGCTACATGACCAATGCCTTCCAGTATGTGCAGAAGAACCGAGGCATTGACTCTGAAGATGCTTACCCATATGTGGGACAG GATGAAAGTTGTATGTACAACCCAACAGGCAAGGCAGCTAAGTGCAAAGGGTACAGAGAGATTCCTGAGGGGAATGAGAAGGCCCTGAAGAGGGCAGTGGCCCGAGTGGGACCCATCTCTGTGGCCATTGATGCAAGCCTGACCTCCTTCCAGTTTTACAGCAAAG GTGTGTACTACGATGAAAACTGTAATAGCGATAACCTAAACCATGCAGTGTTGGCAGTGGGATATGGCGTCCAGAAAGGAAACAAGCACTGGATCATTAAAAACAG CTGGGGAGAAAACTGGGGAAACAAAGGCTATATCCTCATGGCTCGGAATAAGAACAACGCTTGTGGCATTGCCAACCTGGCCAGCTTCCCCAAGATGTGA
- the CTSS gene encoding cathepsin S, with the protein MLTMGAPASSIMKWLVWGLLASSYAVAQVQNDPTLDHHWNLWKKTYGRQYQEKNEEVARRLIWEKNLKSVMLHNLEYSMGMHSYDLGMNHLADMTSEEVSSLMSSLRVPSQWQANVTYKSNSNQKLPDSVDWREKGCVTEVKYQGACGACWAFSAVGALEAQLKLKTGNLVSLSAQNLVDCSTERYGNKGCNGGFMTKAFQYIIDNNGIDSEVSYPYKAMDGNCRYDSKHRAATCSKYTELPFGSEDALKEAVANKGPVSVAIDAKHSSFFLYKSGVYYDPSCTQNVNHGVLVVGYGNLNGRDYWLVKNSWGLNFGEQGYIRMARNSGNHCGIASYPSYPEI; encoded by the exons ATGCTTACTATGGGAGCACCTGCCAGTTCTATCAT GAAATGGCTGGTGTGGGGACTCCTGGCGAGCTCCTATGCAGTTGCTCAGGTACAGAATGATCCCACTCTGGATCATCACTGGAATCTCTGGAAGAAAACCTATGGCAGACAATACCAGGAAAAG AACGAGGAAGTAGCACGGCGTCTTATCTGGGAAAAGAATCTAAAATCTGTGATGCTTCACAATCTGGAATACTCAATGGGAATGCATTCATATGATCTAGGCATGAACCATCTGGCAGATATG ACCAGTGAAGAAGTGTCATCTTTGATGAGTTCCCTGAGAGTTCCCAGCCAATGGCAGGCAAATGTCACTTACAAGTCAAATTCTAATCAGAAATTGCCTGATTCTGTGGACTGGAGAGAGAAGGGGTGTGTTACTGAAGTGAAATACCAG GGTGCTTGTGGTGCTTGTTGGGCGTTCAGTGCTGTGGGGGCCCTGGAAGCACAGCTGAAGCTGAAAACAGGAAATCTGGTGTCTCTGAGTGCACAGAACCTGGTAGATTGCTCAACTGAAAGATATGGAAATAAAGGCTGCAATGGTGGCTTCATGACAAAGGCTTTCCAGTATATCATTGATAACAACGGCATCGATTCGGAAGTTTCCTATCCCTACAAAGCCATG GATGGAAACTGCAGGTATGACTCAAAACATCGAGCTGCTACATGTTCAAAGTATACTGAACTTCCCTTTGGCAGTGAAGATGCCTTGAAAGAAGCTGTGGCCAATAAAGGACCTGTGTCTGTTGCTATTGATGCGAAacactcttctttcttcctgtatAAAAGTG GTGTCTACTATGACCCATCCTGTACTCAGAATGTGAATCATGGTGTATTAGTGGTTGGCTATGGTAACCTTAATGGAAGAGACTACTGGCTTGTGAAAAACAG ctgGGGCCTCAACTTTGGTGAGCAAGGATATATTCGGATGGCAAGAAACAGTGGAAATCACTGTGGGATTGCTAGTTATCCCTCTTACCCAGAAATCTAG